Proteins encoded by one window of Bradyrhizobium sp. B097:
- a CDS encoding oligopeptide/dipeptide ABC transporter ATP-binding protein, protein MHEPAAKPDDNVILSVKDLAVHFPLGGGLLGGGQRLLRAVDGIDLELKRGECLGLVGESGCGKSTVALSLLGLLTPTRGRIVLDGHVVTGQRSVDRKLLARTAQMVFQDPYASLNPRQTVRRTLEDPLRLHGVTAQSEIDGRIAAMLKHVGLRPEQAGRYPHEFSGGQRQRIGIARALILNPKIVICDEPVSALDVSIRAQIINLLLELKESLGLSYIMISHDLGVVEHMSDRVAVMYLGRIVEAGGWREIFERPAHPYTQTLIAAIPDPLRRAPLATTKGELPNPLNPPDGCAFSPRCRYAEAVCQREPGPSLQTRTDGHAVRCWRADEIAAQPPS, encoded by the coding sequence ATGCATGAGCCCGCGGCGAAGCCTGACGACAATGTCATCCTCAGCGTCAAGGATCTCGCGGTGCATTTTCCGCTCGGCGGCGGCTTGCTGGGCGGCGGCCAGCGGCTGCTGCGCGCGGTCGACGGCATCGATCTCGAACTGAAGCGCGGTGAGTGCCTCGGTCTCGTCGGCGAATCCGGCTGCGGCAAGTCGACCGTCGCACTGTCGCTGCTTGGACTGCTGACGCCGACGCGCGGCCGGATCGTGCTCGACGGGCATGTCGTGACGGGCCAGCGATCGGTCGATCGAAAGCTCCTGGCGCGCACCGCCCAGATGGTGTTTCAGGACCCTTACGCCTCGCTCAATCCACGCCAGACCGTTCGCCGCACGCTTGAAGACCCGCTGCGCCTGCATGGCGTGACGGCCCAGAGCGAGATCGACGGACGCATTGCCGCGATGCTCAAACATGTCGGCTTGCGGCCCGAGCAGGCCGGCCGCTACCCGCATGAATTCTCGGGTGGCCAGCGCCAACGCATCGGCATCGCCCGCGCCCTGATCCTCAATCCCAAGATCGTCATCTGCGACGAGCCGGTCTCGGCGCTCGATGTCTCGATCCGTGCCCAGATCATCAATCTGCTGCTGGAACTGAAAGAGAGTCTCGGCCTCTCCTACATCATGATCAGCCACGATCTCGGCGTGGTCGAGCACATGAGCGACAGGGTCGCGGTCATGTATCTCGGCCGCATTGTGGAGGCGGGCGGCTGGCGCGAGATCTTCGAGCGGCCGGCCCACCCGTATACGCAGACCCTGATCGCCGCGATTCCAGATCCGCTACGCCGCGCACCGCTCGCGACGACAAAGGGCGAGCTTCCCAATCCGCTCAATCCGCCGGACGGATGTGCATTCAGTCCACGCTGTCGCTACGCCGAAGCGGTGTGCCAGCGCGAGCCCGGGCCTTCGCTTCAAACGCGCACCGACGGGCACGCGGTCCGGTGCTGGCGAGCTGACGAGATTGCCGCTCAACCTCCAAGCTGA
- a CDS encoding ABC transporter ATP-binding protein: MTAAPLIEVEDLRIDLDDGAKHVAAVEGVSFRIDRGETFGLVGESGCGKSITALALIGLLRRPLSVAAGAIRFEGREIQGLSAAEQRALRGNRIAMIFQEPMTALNPVSPVGRQIAEMFVLHKGKSWREANQLAVEALANVRVPAPERRVKDYPHQLSGGMRQRVMIAIALACDPDLLIADEPTTALDVTVQAEIIELMRNLCAERGTAILMISHDLGLVANVCRRVGVMYAGRIVEERGSDDIFRACAHPYTQGLVDSLPRLGSRAALGRSRLREIAGVVPAIADFPSGCRFNPRCAQATEICRTTAPETTWLGAGGLVRCHHHA, encoded by the coding sequence ATGACGGCCGCTCCGCTGATCGAAGTCGAGGACTTGCGCATCGATCTCGACGACGGCGCCAAGCATGTTGCGGCGGTCGAGGGCGTTTCATTCCGGATCGATCGGGGGGAGACATTCGGCCTCGTCGGCGAGTCCGGCTGCGGCAAGAGCATTACGGCACTCGCCTTGATCGGCCTGCTGCGCCGGCCGCTCTCGGTCGCCGCCGGTGCGATACGGTTCGAGGGCCGCGAGATTCAGGGACTTTCCGCGGCCGAGCAGCGGGCGCTGCGTGGCAACCGCATCGCCATGATCTTCCAGGAGCCGATGACCGCGCTCAATCCGGTCTCGCCGGTCGGCCGGCAGATCGCGGAGATGTTCGTGCTGCACAAGGGCAAGAGCTGGCGCGAGGCAAACCAGCTGGCCGTCGAGGCGCTGGCGAACGTGCGCGTCCCGGCACCGGAGCGGCGGGTGAAGGATTACCCGCACCAGCTTTCGGGCGGCATGCGCCAACGCGTGATGATCGCCATCGCGCTGGCATGCGATCCGGACCTTCTGATCGCCGACGAGCCGACCACCGCGCTCGACGTGACGGTGCAGGCGGAAATCATCGAGCTGATGCGCAATCTGTGCGCGGAGCGAGGCACGGCGATCCTGATGATCAGCCACGATCTGGGCCTGGTCGCCAACGTCTGCCGCCGCGTCGGCGTCATGTATGCCGGTCGCATTGTCGAGGAACGCGGCTCGGACGACATCTTCCGCGCCTGCGCGCATCCCTACACGCAAGGCCTGGTCGACTCGCTGCCACGGCTGGGGAGCCGCGCAGCGCTCGGCCGGTCGCGGCTCCGCGAGATCGCCGGCGTCGTCCCGGCGATCGCGGACTTTCCGAGCGGCTGCCGCTTCAATCCGCGTTGCGCACAGGCGACCGAGATCTGCCGGACCACCGCACCGGAAACGACATGGCTCGGTGCAGGCGGCCTCGTCAGGTGCCACCACCATGCATGA
- a CDS encoding ABC transporter permease has product MKLGTSAIIGGLLFALAIFVGLFAPWLAHTDPVMGANLMNAEEPPSWIWWFGTDAQGRDIYSRVVHGARISLTVGIVSQLVNSVIGVTLGLTAGYWGGWWDDVVNGLTNLMLAIPSLIFALAIMAVLGPGLTSLLIALGLTNWSFTCRIARASTLSLKSQGYVQAARVLGYGDLRIMITQLLPNMVGPIIVIGTLGMGGAVLAEASLSFLGLGIRPPYPSWGSMLSEARDQITTAPWLSVFPGLAIFLTVLGLNLLGDGLRDVLDPQSRSRRA; this is encoded by the coding sequence ATGAAGCTTGGAACCAGCGCGATCATCGGCGGGCTGTTATTCGCGCTTGCGATCTTCGTCGGCCTGTTCGCGCCCTGGCTTGCACATACCGATCCGGTCATGGGCGCCAACCTCATGAATGCGGAAGAACCGCCGAGCTGGATCTGGTGGTTCGGCACCGATGCGCAGGGTCGCGACATCTATTCCCGCGTCGTGCACGGCGCGCGCATCTCGCTGACGGTCGGCATCGTCTCGCAGCTCGTCAATAGCGTCATCGGCGTGACGCTGGGCCTGACCGCGGGCTATTGGGGCGGCTGGTGGGACGATGTCGTCAACGGGCTGACCAATCTGATGCTGGCCATCCCCTCGCTAATCTTCGCGCTCGCAATCATGGCGGTGCTTGGACCCGGCCTGACCAGCCTCCTGATCGCACTCGGACTGACCAACTGGTCCTTCACCTGCCGGATCGCACGCGCCTCGACGCTGTCGCTCAAGAGCCAGGGCTATGTGCAGGCTGCGCGCGTGCTCGGCTATGGGGATTTGCGCATCATGATCACGCAGCTGCTGCCGAACATGGTCGGCCCCATCATTGTCATCGGCACGCTCGGCATGGGCGGCGCGGTACTGGCGGAAGCCTCGCTTTCATTCCTCGGCCTCGGCATCCGTCCGCCCTATCCAAGCTGGGGCAGCATGCTGTCGGAGGCGCGCGACCAGATCACCACGGCGCCGTGGCTGTCGGTGTTCCCGGGCCTCGCCATCTTCCTGACGGTGCTCGGCCTCAATCTGCTCGGCGATGGCCTGCGTGACGTGCTGGATCCCCAGTCGCGGAGCCGGCGCGCATGA
- a CDS encoding ABC transporter permease: MLSFAIRRVLQTIPTVLAVVLLIFVLFSVVPGSIVSSMGDDGRGPTDPQVVERMKKQLGLDDPVYVRFGSYVAKLTTGDFGTSFRTREPVTTMVAKRMWPTQQLIFAALAFAIAVGVPLGFIAALKPGSIVDTLSMVLAVSGLSMAKFWLGLLLMYLFALKLGWLPSFGYGDGSLKYLLLPAVTLGVSPMALLARTTRAAVLEIMTADFVRTARSKGMSETRVVTWHVMRNALVIILTAIGLQFGVVMGQAVVVEKLFSWPGIGSLLVDSVLQRDIPAVQGTILVVVLFFLAVNTLVDLLYGVIDPRIRYA, from the coding sequence ATGCTCTCCTTCGCGATCCGTCGAGTCCTGCAAACCATTCCGACCGTGCTGGCTGTCGTGCTGCTGATCTTCGTGCTGTTCAGCGTCGTTCCGGGCAGCATCGTGTCGAGCATGGGCGATGACGGCCGCGGTCCGACGGACCCGCAGGTCGTGGAACGCATGAAAAAGCAGCTCGGCCTCGACGATCCCGTTTACGTGCGGTTCGGCTCCTATGTCGCCAAGCTCACGACAGGTGATTTCGGGACCTCGTTCCGAACCCGCGAGCCGGTCACGACCATGGTTGCCAAACGGATGTGGCCAACGCAGCAGCTGATCTTCGCAGCGCTGGCGTTTGCGATTGCGGTCGGCGTTCCGCTCGGTTTCATCGCCGCGCTGAAGCCGGGCAGCATCGTCGACACGCTCTCGATGGTCCTGGCGGTATCCGGCCTCTCGATGGCCAAATTCTGGCTCGGGCTTTTGCTGATGTATCTGTTTGCATTGAAGCTCGGCTGGCTGCCGAGCTTCGGCTATGGCGATGGCAGCCTTAAATATCTGCTCCTGCCTGCCGTGACCCTCGGCGTCTCGCCGATGGCGCTGCTGGCGCGGACGACGCGGGCAGCGGTGCTCGAGATCATGACCGCGGATTTTGTCCGGACGGCGCGTTCGAAGGGCATGAGCGAGACCCGCGTCGTGACGTGGCACGTGATGCGCAATGCCCTCGTCATCATTCTCACGGCGATCGGCCTGCAATTCGGCGTCGTGATGGGCCAAGCCGTCGTCGTCGAGAAATTGTTCTCCTGGCCGGGCATCGGCTCGCTGCTGGTCGACAGCGTCCTGCAGCGCGACATTCCCGCCGTCCAGGGCACCATTCTCGTGGTGGTGCTATTCTTCCTTGCCGTCAATACATTGGTTGACCTGCTCTACGGCGTGATCGATCCCAGGATCAGATACGCATGA
- a CDS encoding ABC transporter substrate-binding protein, with the protein MKFKLIAIAVGLALALAATAEAQTPRKGGTIRMTAPYGSSFTSMDIHTTPRAQDEIYAKALHRSLYIWDSTEGKPVLELAKEVTVSGGGLVHTFKLRDDAYFHNGRKMTADDIIWSYNRIMDGTKAYPGARFARLIEGAAEVEKGQAKEISGLKKIDDFTLEMKLTEKVDPAFYFFTALTSIYPADEGGKESFLQKPIGLGPFKFVEHVPGSRIVLERWDRFYKPGKPYADKLVISLMGEAAARDVAFRNKEIDTSVLGPAQYVAYQADPNLKGTIVEVAEVFTRYMGMNPAFKPFSDKRVRQAVNYAIDADLIISKLVKGKAYRATSWLPLTSPAYDKAMKPYPYDPAKAKQLLADAGYPNGFEFEWTTSQNESWGLPIVEAAIPMLDKVGIKVKVKQVETAVLAEVIRKGDFQAFIYSQATGPDPQAALKCFHSATPQSACNYTTFKNAEFDKMIDAAGQTDDAAKRVQLLQKANALLQEEAPIWFFNYNKAVMAVQPWLKGIQLDATELTHQNVEDLWVDDTSPAK; encoded by the coding sequence ATGAAGTTCAAGTTGATTGCGATCGCGGTTGGCCTCGCGCTCGCACTCGCCGCCACGGCGGAGGCCCAGACACCGCGCAAGGGCGGGACCATTCGCATGACGGCGCCTTATGGCTCCAGCTTCACCAGCATGGACATCCACACGACACCGCGCGCCCAGGACGAGATCTACGCCAAGGCCCTGCACCGCTCGCTCTACATCTGGGACTCGACCGAGGGCAAGCCGGTTCTGGAACTTGCCAAGGAGGTCACCGTCTCGGGCGGAGGCCTCGTTCATACCTTCAAGCTGCGCGACGACGCCTATTTCCACAACGGCCGCAAGATGACGGCCGATGACATCATCTGGTCCTACAATCGCATCATGGACGGCACCAAGGCCTATCCCGGCGCGCGCTTTGCCCGCTTGATCGAGGGCGCGGCCGAGGTCGAGAAGGGCCAAGCCAAGGAAATCTCGGGCTTGAAGAAGATCGACGACTTCACCCTCGAAATGAAGCTGACCGAGAAAGTCGATCCCGCCTTCTATTTCTTCACCGCGTTGACCTCGATCTATCCGGCCGACGAGGGCGGCAAGGAAAGCTTCCTCCAGAAGCCGATCGGGCTTGGTCCATTCAAATTCGTCGAGCACGTGCCGGGATCGCGCATCGTGCTTGAACGCTGGGACCGGTTCTACAAGCCCGGCAAGCCATATGCCGACAAACTCGTGATATCGCTGATGGGCGAAGCCGCGGCACGCGACGTCGCCTTCCGCAACAAGGAGATCGACACCTCGGTGCTTGGGCCGGCACAGTATGTCGCCTATCAGGCCGACCCCAACCTCAAGGGCACCATCGTCGAGGTCGCCGAGGTCTTCACCCGCTATATGGGGATGAATCCCGCGTTCAAGCCATTCTCCGACAAGCGGGTTCGGCAGGCCGTCAACTACGCCATCGATGCCGATCTGATTATCAGCAAGCTGGTCAAGGGCAAGGCCTATCGCGCCACGAGCTGGCTGCCTTTGACCTCGCCGGCATACGACAAGGCCATGAAGCCCTACCCTTACGATCCTGCGAAGGCGAAGCAATTGCTTGCGGACGCGGGTTATCCCAACGGCTTTGAATTCGAATGGACCACCAGTCAGAACGAAAGCTGGGGCTTGCCGATCGTCGAAGCCGCGATCCCGATGCTGGACAAAGTGGGCATCAAGGTGAAGGTCAAGCAGGTCGAAACCGCGGTGCTGGCGGAGGTCATTCGCAAGGGCGACTTCCAGGCCTTCATCTATTCCCAGGCGACCGGCCCGGATCCGCAGGCAGCGCTCAAATGCTTCCACTCGGCGACGCCGCAATCGGCCTGCAACTACACGACCTTCAAGAACGCGGAGTTCGACAAGATGATCGATGCAGCGGGCCAGACCGACGATGCCGCAAAGCGCGTCCAGCTGTTGCAAAAGGCCAATGCGCTGCTCCAGGAGGAAGCGCCGATCTGGTTCTTCAACTACAACAAGGCGGTCATGGCGGTGCAGCCCTGGCTCAAGGGAATCCAGCTGGACGCAACGGAACTTACCCATCAAAACGTCGAAGACCTCTGGGTCGACGACACCTCGCCGGCGAAGTGA
- a CDS encoding GAF domain-containing protein → MKTFIRVVELWVPDPTRTRLEFGGSLHSSEFAEFNAVSENALFAYDQGLPGKAWASGHPVILTEFANSYFKRTDEAREAGLTCGVALPVFAGEFLMAVMVLLCGDDRKHVGAIELWHNDPDKSHEMALVDGYYGTADMFEFNSRHTKFPRGFGLPGRTWKAGMPLIIKDLHNSKGFLRWEDASEIGINCGVGIPHTTGDKTWVVTFLSAQATPIARRFEIWVPNEERSALVFHSGDCSERSDLATLYAAKTIGRGEGSIGGAWATGMPALTEHLKQDESIGAVLARASGMNHLVALPVIENARLKAVLAWYL, encoded by the coding sequence ATGAAAACCTTCATTCGCGTTGTTGAGCTCTGGGTGCCCGATCCAACACGGACGCGGCTGGAATTCGGCGGCAGCCTGCACAGCTCCGAGTTCGCGGAGTTCAACGCGGTCAGCGAGAATGCGCTGTTCGCCTATGACCAGGGCCTTCCCGGCAAGGCCTGGGCGAGCGGCCATCCGGTCATCCTGACCGAATTCGCCAACTCCTATTTCAAACGGACCGACGAGGCGCGCGAAGCCGGCCTGACCTGCGGCGTTGCGCTTCCGGTGTTCGCCGGCGAATTCCTGATGGCCGTGATGGTGCTGCTCTGCGGTGACGACAGGAAGCATGTCGGCGCGATCGAACTTTGGCACAACGATCCCGACAAATCCCACGAGATGGCGTTGGTCGACGGCTACTACGGCACCGCCGACATGTTCGAGTTCAACTCGCGCCACACCAAATTCCCGCGCGGCTTCGGCCTGCCCGGCCGGACCTGGAAGGCCGGCATGCCGCTGATCATCAAGGACCTGCACAATTCCAAGGGATTCCTGCGCTGGGAGGACGCATCCGAGATCGGCATCAATTGCGGTGTCGGCATCCCACACACGACCGGCGACAAGACCTGGGTGGTGACATTCCTGTCGGCGCAGGCGACGCCGATCGCACGCCGGTTCGAGATCTGGGTGCCGAACGAAGAGCGGTCGGCGCTGGTGTTTCACTCCGGCGACTGCAGCGAGCGGTCTGATCTCGCCACGCTCTATGCGGCCAAGACGATCGGTCGCGGCGAAGGCTCTATCGGCGGCGCATGGGCCACCGGAATGCCCGCGCTCACCGAGCATCTGAAGCAGGATGAATCGATCGGGGCGGTACTGGCGCGGGCTTCCGGCATGAACCATCTGGTCGCGCTGCCGGTGATCGAGAACGCCCGGCTCAAGGCGGTGCTGGCCTGGTATTTGTGA
- a CDS encoding class II aldolase/adducin family protein, protein MNPPVSSPAIKVVKSVREQVSAEEWQARVDLAACYRLTAMYGMTEMIANHISCRVPGTTDQFLINAYGMLYEEIDASSLIKVDVEGNTLLNATDYDVNVAGFVIHSAIHMAKHDMDCVAHTHTPAGMAVSAMECGLLPLAQTSMRFLHIAYHDFEGIADNVDERERLVRDLGDSEAMILRNHGLLVVGRTVPAAFNVLFRLERACQTQVMALSCNTKLTYPPQNILEDTYERMLPKPGRAARNGELAWPALLRKLDRVDPSYRD, encoded by the coding sequence ATGAATCCCCCCGTCAGCTCACCCGCGATCAAGGTCGTTAAATCCGTTCGCGAACAGGTGAGCGCCGAGGAGTGGCAGGCCCGCGTCGATCTCGCCGCATGCTATCGGCTGACGGCGATGTACGGCATGACCGAGATGATCGCGAACCACATCTCCTGCCGCGTGCCCGGCACCACCGACCAGTTCCTGATCAATGCCTATGGCATGCTGTATGAGGAGATCGACGCCTCCAGCCTGATCAAGGTCGACGTCGAGGGCAACACGCTGCTCAACGCGACCGACTATGATGTCAACGTCGCGGGCTTCGTCATTCACAGCGCCATCCACATGGCCAAGCACGACATGGACTGCGTCGCGCACACCCACACCCCCGCCGGCATGGCGGTCTCCGCGATGGAATGCGGCCTGCTGCCGCTGGCGCAGACCTCGATGCGCTTCCTGCACATCGCCTATCACGACTTCGAGGGTATCGCCGACAATGTCGACGAGCGCGAACGGCTGGTGCGCGACCTCGGCGACAGCGAGGCGATGATCCTGCGCAACCATGGCCTCTTGGTCGTCGGCCGCACTGTGCCCGCCGCCTTCAACGTGCTGTTCCGGCTCGAGCGCGCCTGCCAGACCCAGGTGATGGCGCTGTCCTGCAACACCAAGCTGACCTATCCGCCGCAAAACATCCTCGAAGACACCTATGAGCGGATGCTGCCGAAGCCCGGCCGCGCCGCGCGCAACGGCGAACTCGCCTGGCCGGCGTTGCTCCGCAAGCTCGATCGCGTCGATCCGTCGTACCGGGACTGA
- a CDS encoding M81 family metallopeptidase, whose protein sequence is MSERKIRIAVLHFSHETVSFLPNETTLDDFIYPGSPARGEALLQFDPKNYMGGFVQVAREFSEVELVGIESPLWPKTYTGSGWITQEAYRTFTGKMIAGLKEEGPFDGVYLCLHGAMAVRDVPRPEADLARQVREVVGRSAFIAATFDPHGNEDEAFLEQADMAFAVKYFPHYDAHLQGERAARMLVRAIRGDYKPRHKTTKVPVISPTVLQWTGARPWMDLVQRALVWEAREVDVYVNIFFGFPFADVPDVGMTVQVLTNDNPRLAEQVARDLAGTIWRLREALLQSTKLHSITEGVALAKQAVADGNTPVVLADHSDRSGSATWLLREIIAQDLANTVIATIADAKATADLKAAGAKAGDTFDMEIGGRADESAGDPVRIQGTISAAAEGYGQFWVCVRFGRNNVLILSTYLVQIMEPFSLKALVPDLGGFEVMAIKSRVHFRRGFDDNGFAKTILLVEPDEPFLGTTQLDKLPYKNVDLAQFYPYGNPAFSEGAP, encoded by the coding sequence ATGAGCGAACGCAAGATTCGTATTGCCGTCCTGCATTTCTCCCACGAAACCGTCTCGTTCCTGCCGAACGAGACCACGCTCGACGACTTCATTTATCCGGGCTCGCCAGCCAGGGGCGAGGCGCTGCTGCAGTTCGATCCCAAGAACTACATGGGCGGCTTCGTGCAGGTGGCGCGCGAGTTCTCCGAGGTCGAACTGGTTGGCATCGAATCCCCGCTCTGGCCGAAGACCTATACGGGGTCGGGCTGGATCACCCAGGAAGCCTACCGGACCTTCACCGGCAAGATGATTGCCGGGCTCAAGGAAGAAGGGCCGTTCGACGGGGTCTATCTGTGCCTGCATGGCGCGATGGCCGTGCGCGACGTGCCGCGGCCGGAGGCCGATCTGGCGCGGCAGGTCCGCGAGGTGGTCGGCCGCTCCGCCTTCATCGCCGCGACCTTCGATCCTCACGGCAATGAGGATGAGGCGTTCCTCGAACAGGCGGACATGGCGTTCGCCGTCAAATACTTCCCGCATTATGACGCGCATCTGCAGGGTGAACGCGCAGCGCGCATGCTGGTGCGGGCGATCCGTGGGGACTACAAGCCCAGGCACAAGACCACCAAGGTTCCTGTGATCTCTCCCACCGTGCTGCAATGGACCGGCGCGCGTCCCTGGATGGATCTCGTGCAGCGCGCGCTGGTCTGGGAGGCCCGTGAGGTCGACGTCTACGTCAACATCTTCTTCGGCTTCCCGTTCGCTGATGTCCCCGACGTCGGCATGACCGTGCAGGTCCTGACCAACGACAACCCAAGGCTCGCCGAGCAGGTCGCGCGCGATCTCGCCGGCACGATCTGGCGGCTGCGCGAGGCGCTGCTGCAATCGACCAAGCTGCACAGCATCACCGAGGGCGTCGCGTTGGCCAAGCAGGCCGTCGCCGATGGCAACACGCCGGTGGTGCTGGCCGATCACAGCGACCGCTCGGGATCGGCGACCTGGCTGCTGCGCGAGATCATCGCGCAGGACCTCGCCAACACGGTGATCGCGACTATTGCCGACGCCAAGGCAACGGCAGACCTGAAGGCGGCCGGCGCCAAGGCCGGCGATACCTTCGACATGGAGATCGGTGGCCGCGCCGACGAGTCGGCGGGGGATCCGGTTCGCATTCAGGGCACGATCTCGGCGGCAGCCGAGGGGTACGGTCAGTTCTGGGTCTGCGTGCGCTTCGGCCGCAACAATGTGCTGATCCTCTCCACCTATCTGGTGCAGATCATGGAGCCGTTCTCGCTGAAGGCGCTGGTGCCTGATCTCGGTGGATTCGAGGTCATGGCGATCAAGTCGCGGGTGCACTTTCGGCGCGGCTTCGACGACAACGGCTTTGCCAAGACGATTCTGCTGGTCGAGCCTGACGAGCCTTTCCTTGGCACGACGCAGCTGGACAAGCTGCCCTACAAGAACGTCGATCTTGCGCAGTTCTATCCGTACGGCAATCCGGCGTTTTCGGAGGGGGCGCCATGA
- a CDS encoding glutathione S-transferase N-terminal domain-containing protein: MMEGRYRLIGSTASPYAIKLRALMRYRRIPHDWVIMTKALRAATAHLKPMLIPVLQYPDGSYRGETTTLAYDLEARHRGRSVIPEDKATAFVCDLLEDLADEWAVKPLFLYRWWDPEDQAYVSRWAGEEWSTSEAAAGSREEIEEFRQRQISRMVILGATEENRPLLEESYRRTLAAFEPHVGMTNYLFGSRPSLADFAWFGQLSEMATDPTPMRIMREQAPFTDHWVRRLDDASGVEGNWYPREQALGGFAEALLRIAGELYLPFLAANADAFGKGLERLEISVWGLPYALAPFKYQVKCLQQLREKFAALDAGDRVALKPVLERTGCWAILDGG; the protein is encoded by the coding sequence ATGATGGAAGGCCGCTACCGCCTGATCGGTTCGACCGCGTCGCCCTATGCGATCAAGCTGCGGGCGCTGATGCGCTACCGGCGGATTCCGCACGACTGGGTGATCATGACCAAGGCGTTGCGCGCGGCGACCGCGCATCTGAAGCCGATGCTGATCCCGGTGCTGCAATATCCCGACGGCAGCTATCGCGGCGAGACCACGACACTGGCCTATGATCTGGAAGCGCGTCACCGGGGGCGGTCGGTGATCCCGGAGGATAAGGCCACAGCCTTCGTCTGCGATCTGCTCGAGGACCTCGCCGACGAATGGGCGGTGAAGCCGCTGTTTCTGTATCGCTGGTGGGATCCGGAAGATCAGGCCTATGTCTCGCGCTGGGCGGGCGAGGAGTGGTCGACGTCGGAAGCCGCGGCTGGCAGCCGCGAGGAAATCGAGGAATTCCGGCAGCGGCAGATTTCGCGCATGGTCATTCTCGGCGCCACTGAAGAGAACCGTCCGCTGCTGGAGGAGAGCTATCGGCGGACGCTCGCGGCATTCGAGCCGCATGTCGGCATGACGAATTATCTGTTTGGCAGCCGGCCGTCACTGGCGGATTTCGCCTGGTTCGGGCAGCTCAGCGAGATGGCGACCGACCCGACCCCGATGCGGATCATGCGCGAGCAGGCGCCGTTCACCGATCATTGGGTGCGGCGGCTCGATGATGCCTCCGGCGTGGAGGGCAACTGGTATCCGCGCGAGCAGGCGCTCGGCGGATTCGCTGAAGCGCTGCTGCGGATCGCGGGCGAGCTCTATCTGCCGTTCCTTGCCGCCAATGCCGATGCATTTGGGAAGGGCCTCGAACGGCTCGAGATCAGCGTCTGGGGACTGCCTTACGCGCTGGCGCCGTTCAAATATCAGGTCAAGTGCCTGCAGCAGCTGCGCGAGAAATTTGCAGCACTGGATGCCGGAGATCGCGTGGCGTTGAAGCCCGTGCTGGAACGCACCGGATGCTGGGCGATCCTGGATGGAGGGTGA
- a CDS encoding DsbA family protein: MEKPRVRIYTDYKSPYAYVANKRLFELEETLGVELEWLPYTLRIPEFMGTVEARTPHFWRKVRYSYMDARRFANAQGLTMKGPRRIYDAFYSSAGMLFAQRHGLFRPYHDTVFRRFWNHELEIDDLSEIAGVIGAIGGSTEAFEAYVRGPARAEHDRIIDEAEALGVFGVPSMVFNGELFWGGDRIDMLIERIRHPESVAVALGSRHRT; this comes from the coding sequence ATCGAAAAACCGCGCGTACGCATCTACACCGACTACAAGTCGCCCTATGCCTATGTCGCTAACAAGCGGCTGTTCGAGCTCGAGGAAACCCTTGGCGTCGAGCTGGAGTGGCTGCCCTACACGCTACGCATTCCTGAGTTCATGGGCACGGTCGAGGCGCGCACGCCGCATTTCTGGCGCAAGGTGCGTTACTCCTACATGGACGCGCGGCGGTTCGCCAATGCGCAGGGACTGACCATGAAGGGCCCGCGCCGGATCTATGACGCCTTCTACTCGAGCGCCGGAATGCTGTTCGCGCAACGCCATGGGCTGTTCCGGCCCTATCATGACACGGTGTTCCGGAGGTTCTGGAACCATGAGCTGGAGATCGACGACCTGTCGGAGATTGCCGGCGTGATCGGCGCGATCGGCGGTTCCACTGAGGCGTTCGAAGCCTATGTTCGCGGCCCTGCCCGCGCGGAACATGATCGCATCATCGACGAAGCCGAAGCGCTCGGCGTTTTCGGCGTGCCCAGCATGGTGTTCAACGGCGAACTGTTCTGGGGCGGCGACCGCATCGACATGCTGATCGAGCGGATCAGGCATCCGGAATCGGTGGCGGTCGCGCTCGGCAGTAGGCACCGGACCTAG